One segment of Falco peregrinus isolate bFalPer1 chromosome 4, bFalPer1.pri, whole genome shotgun sequence DNA contains the following:
- the LOC129784407 gene encoding uncharacterized protein LOC129784407: MHRMPGLQSNPGDLLVLARFDAAEGQDGTTGCREGCRGVPSANRGGLPHWDHCSASPAPALAPLTTGKPPSTAAQTTGHQRSTRLAHGGQQVPVGPQLPCLGAGQEELGRGRCVFLEKLQISRRHVWRPPGWPAPRHCQQPQTRLFTPPSHFLRSSHRGALKGARQEAGNGSTMTHGAAPAEPPSPPPNAGTAPAPCMPGSPAPACDPHPRSTQGHAGSWVTPKPCTTEAYRGGCGDPPRKVGWPHAGTGGIIRNDAFFGVSDGKPAAAAEPPDPLQKLWDESMWIWGQSCEQELKGRWGGGDLSA; this comes from the coding sequence CCTGGCGCGGTTTGATGcggcagaggggcaggatggGACCACGGGGTGCAGGGAAGGGTGCAGAGGGGTGCCCAGTGCCAACAGAGGTGGACTGCCACACTGGGACCACTGCAGtgcttccccagctccagccttggCTCCGCTGACAACTGGGAAACCACCCTCCACCGCAGCTCAAACCACGGGCCACCAGCGGAGCACCCGACTGGCCCATGGAGGCCAGCAGGTGCCCGTGGGGCCGCAGCTACCCTgcctgggtgctgggcaggaggagctggggagggggagatgcGTGTTCTTGGAGAAGCTGCAAATATCGAGGCGGCATGTTTGGCGGCCACCGGGCTGGCCTGCTCCCcggcactgccagcagccacaAACTCGCCTGTTTACTCCACCGAGCCACTTCCTCCGCTCTTCCCACCGCGGGGCTTTGAAGGGGGCTCGGCAGGAGGCTGGGAACGGCAGCACGATGACGCACGGAGCGGCACcggctgagccccccagccccccgccgaACGCGGGGAcagcccctgcaccctgcaTGCCGGGCTCGCCAGCACCTGCATGCGACCCTCACCCACGGAGCACCCAGGGCCACGCCGGGAGCTGGGTGACCCCAAAACCCTGCACCACAGAGGCATAcaggggaggctgtggggaCCCCCCAAGAAAAGTGGGGTGGCCCCACGCTGGCACTGGAGGAATCATCAGGAATGATGCTTTTTTTGGGGTGTCCGATGGTAAACCAGCTGCCGCAGCTGAACCCCCTGACCCCCTTCAGAAGCTTTGGGATGAATCCATGTGGATTTGGGGTCAGAGCTGCGAACAGGAGCTGAAAGGGagatggggcgggggggattTATCAGCCTAA